The genomic stretch ACGTTGAATGACGAATGCGGTGAGCAAACAAACAATTGCCGTTACCGTAGATTCTATGTGCGCGTACATGTTTTTGGTATTGATTGATGTTTTAAAGGTAACTAATTTCGAGTAATTTTTGACGGAAACATGACCTGTTAAACTCTTTTTAAATTTTGTATTGTATTTTTGTAAAATGTCTGAAGAGAATCTTCCAATATCAACAAATCTTGATACAACTGATTTGCAATTGCAATTAGAACAGTTGCAACGAGAATTTGACACGATTGAACAAAAAGTGCAAGAATTTAAAGCACTACTCTATTCACATTTGGCAGACGAAATTGTGGAAGTGCAAGAGTTGACAGTAATTTATAAGGAATTGAAACTTGCTAAAAAGCAAAAACGTGTGTTACAGAAACAACGCGGAAAAAAGTATATCGCTCCAAAAGGTTTAAAAGTAGTTTCCGCGTCAAGCGAAAAAACAATCAATACTGAAGATTTGCAAGAGAAAAAACGCTTGTACAAAGAAGCGATGTTTCATGTGCATCCAGATAAATTTTCTATGAAACCTGAACATACCGAATTGGCAACGGAAGTTACTACCAAGTTGATTCAGATCTATAAAGAAGATGATTTGGAAACGTTAAAAGCGTATCATGCGCATATTTTTAGCAATGTTTCTTTGACTGAACTTACAAAAACTGCAAACGTACAAATTCACGCAAGTGAAACTTCACATATAAAAATTGCGATTGAAACTCTCAAAGCAAAATTACACCAACTAAAAAATTCTTCATTGCATAAAATATTGACAGAATATGAGAATCCGTATGTTTTTATTGATGAATTGAAAGTGTATTATAAAGACAAACTTTCCAAGCTTCGGAAGCGAACTCGAAAGGCTTTTAAGTAATGTTAAAATTTAGACTTAAACAAATGTTAAATAAGGTTTTACCGTAATGAACTCGCTAATGTTTTGTTTAATTTAATGCTTATTAACCAAAAAAAAATATACTATGTTAAAGTCAATTTTAAATTTAGAAGGAGTCAAATCATTAAAAAAATCTGAGCAATCTTCAATTAAAGGAAGTAATGGAAGATGTAATGTTTTTCTGTGTACTCCCGAAAGTGAAGGATGCCCTTGTTATGACAATCCTAATTCTCCAGATGGTCGTGGTTGTTGTATGAATGGTGAATGTACAGACTAATAATTTAGCACTATTGCACACTCTTAGGATTGCCAGGGCAGAATCATACTTTTTAAGACAATATAATCATTTATTTGCCTGATTATTAATTGTTTAAGTCATCAATTATTCGTATATTATACTGATAATCAATTACTTAACTCAATGAAACCATCTGATAACTTAAAAGACATTTTTGGGCAAATACAAGACCACAGAAGCCATATAAACAAGCTTCATAATTTAGTAGATATCCTTCTTATTGGTATAATTGCAGTGATTTCTGGGGCAGAAACTTGGGAACAAATGGCTGGGTTTGCCAAATCAAAAGAACCTTTTTTAAAGAAATTCTTAGAATTACCTAACGGTATTCCTTCGAAAGTAACTATCAATAGAGTCTTTTCAGCTATTGATAGTGAACAATTTGAATCTTGTTTTATTGATTGGGTCAATTCAATTGCAAATTTAAGTAAAGGTCAAATAATTGCGATTGATGGTAAAACGATACGTGGCGCAAAGTCTCATGGTAAAAAATCGCCAATTCACATGGTTAGTGCTTGGGCTTGCGAAAACAATCTTGTTCTAGGTCAAGTTAAAACAGCTGAAAAGTCAAACGAAATTACTGCGATCCCAGAATTACTGAACATCCTTAGTATTGCAGGAAATACTATTACAATAGATGCTATGGGAACTCAAAAAGAAATTGCAAAAAAAATAATTGAACTAGATGCTGATTATATTTTAGCAGTTAAAGCAAATCAACCGCAGTTATTAGAACATATTGAAGATGAGTTTCGGTTTTCCAAACAACTAGAAACATACACTAAACATGATTTAGATCATGGGCGTATTGAAACTAGAACATGTAGCGTAATTACTGATTTTAAGTTTATTGAACAGGACAATCAATGGAAAAATTTACAAAGTATTATAAAAATAGATAGCATTCGTGAATTTAAAAATAGTGATAAAGCGACAGAAAAAGCGACACGATATTATATTTCAAGTTTACGAAATGATGCTAGTGAATTTCAATCTAAAATACGCTCGCATTGGGCGGTAGAAAATAAATTACATTGGACTTTAGATGTAGCTTTCTCTGAAGATGCTTCTAGAAAAAGAGCAGGAAATGCTGCTCAAAATTATTCTATTCTGCTTAAAATTGCTTTAAATCTATTGAAAAATGAAACCTCTAAAAAGCTATCTATGAAAAGCAAAAGACTTGAAGCTGGATGGAATGAAGACTATTTACTCAGAATATTAAATTTAAAAGTATGATTCTGCCCTGTTAGGATTGCGCAATAGTGCTATTTACATTTTAACTTGAGATACATTTTATCAAAAATTATTTAAGATCACATCGTATCTTCTGCGATACAATCACATTGTGAAGGTCCGCATAAACAACTTGTTTCTGAACGATTTCCACCTTTTATTTTTTCGACATGATCGAATTTAGAAATGATACTTTTTCTGAATGCTAAATTTTTAATTGCTCTTTTTTTCATGATTTTAAGTTTTGATTTGTAGACTTTTAAATGTACAAAATTTAAAAAAGAATGCCTTTCGACATTCCTTTTGCTTATCATTTTTAGTAAAGACTATATTAAAGTACAATTATTTCTTAAATTATTATTTACTAATATTTCTGATAATAATCAATTAACAGTAAGGATGCGTCACACAACCTTCTGTAAAATCTTCCATACAACGAATACAGAAACTAATTCCTGTCGGCTCCAAACATGTAGGATTATGTGTTGGTCCGCCACCTTTAATTGCGGGTAGATTTGTCAGTTTTGATACTGTTTTTTTGCTTAGTAATAAGCTTTTGATTTTTTGTTTTTTCATAATAGCGGTTTCTAAAATTAATGTTGAAACTAATATACAAAAAAACTCCTTTTTATATGACAAACAATTGCTTTTATACTTACTTTTTATGTAAGATTTATAAATCTTTCACTTTTTGTTACTTCGAATCTTCTTCAAAAAGCTTTTTAAATTTTTTCTTTTGCTTAAATTTTGCAAATAATGGAAGATTCTGAATCGCTTCAAAACGTTGCAATCCGAGTTCTTTTGCCTTTTTGAGATTTCTGATAGTTCGTGTAAAATTGTCATTTCTGGCATAACTTTGCGCCACACGATAATACCAATATGCCTGATCTGGATTAAAATACACCAACAATTGATCGCAATACAATGCATGTTTGTTTTTTTTTGCGCCAACATAACCCATAGAAGATTCGTACGCACCTGCAAAAATTGATTGCTTGAGTCGTTTCAACATTTTTGCCTTATTTTCGGTTTCCGCATTCGCGATGTTTGCATCTAATCGTTTTAATTCTCTGCGCCACCATTGAAAATTATCGTGTGAACTTGCTTTCAAAATGTCTTTTGAATACACTTCTGAAAACTTTACATACAGTTCGTTTTCTTCTTTGATATTGGTTTCTCTTGCAATAACTTCATTTTGATATTGTGGAGACACTTTTAAAGCATCAATTTTTCGCTGTGTTCCTGTGAGATCAAAATAAAGTGTGAAATTTTCGATAATACTTTCATATTCTAGTACAGATCTAAATTTATTGTGAATTACCAACGAGTCCGCAATCGTATATTGAGATTCAAAATACGATTGTACAAATTGTGAATTAATAGAGCGTATATTTTTTTTATACGCACGCAATTCTAACCAACTAAAAGCACGTTCTATTTGCTCGTTTGGCGGCCAATTATGTGTATCATTATAAACAAATAATTCATTTGGCACCTCAAATTTGTCAAGTAATTTTTTTGTGTTGAACATTTCTTGATAGTTCATATCTTCATCTCCAACCAAACCCACAAAAGAGAATATTTCCTTACTTGGCGTAAATGATTTGTTGGTTGCCAAACCAGCTCCGCAAGCAATCACACCTTGTATTTTCCCTGTCAATGCCGCAATTGCAGTTGCCAAACGCGAACCGCCTGAAAATCCTGCGGTATAAATTTGTTTTTCGTCAATTTTGAATATGGAAAAAACCGTTTCAAACAATCGGTTTACGGCTTCAAAATTAGTGCTATACGGAACGCCGTTTTTAGTTACGTTGGAAGCGATTAAGATATAATTGAACTTTTCGGCAGACGATATAAAAGATTGCATTCCTTGTTTGCCATTTCCCCTTGGATCAAATATAAAAACAACCGCAGAAAGTGTAGTTTTATCATATGATTCTGGAAGATACAACGCGTAGGTTTCTGTGCTGTTTGACACCGAAATCGAATCTAAGATTTTACCCTTTTCAAAATGATCGGCTTGCGCAAATCCGACAGAAATCCATAAACTTACTATGAGAAGAAATACAATACGCATGAATAATACTTTGTTTAAAGTTACAGAATTAATAGAAAACTTTCTGATTTTTAACATTTTGTGTGTTTTCAAACTATCTGTGACGTAAATTTGAAAAACTCTAAACCCAACCGACTGATGAAAAACACAATTCTATTTTCTACTATTGCACTATTTATATGTGCTTTTTCGAGTTGTACCAGTTCTAAATCTGCAACTCCACAAAATGAATTGAGCGCTTTACAAACTATAATGACAGGATCATTTGACAGTAGTAAACAAGCTGCAAAAGATTCCACTTATTATAATATTTCACTTCACATGTATCCTATTTGGAAATCCAAAGATGGGTATTGGTTGTATGTTGAGCAAGCGTTGAATAGTAATCAGTCAAAACCATATCGTCAACGCATATATCAATTAGAAAAACTAGAAAATGGTGATTTTTCAAGCAAAGTATTTACGTTAGAAAACCCAGAGGATTTTATTGGAAAATGGAAAAGTTTGGACTATTTCGATCAGTTTGATGCTTCACTTTTGAAAGAACGAGAAGGTTGTGCTGTATTTTTGAAAAAAGAAGGAAACAGTTATGTTGGAAGCACCAACGAAAAAAATTGTAAAAGTACGATGCGCGGCGCAAGTTATGCAACTTCAATCGTTTACATAAAACCCAATGTAATTGAAAGTTGGGATCGTGGTTTTGATGCCGAAAACAAACATGTTTGGGGCGCAGAAAAAGCAGGTTATATTTTTAAACGACTAAAATAACGAGTGCCACGCAAAGATGACCTATCTTCTTGTGACACTCTAGTTAGATAATATCAGATTACTAACTATTTTAATACGATTCGTTTAGTGAATTGTTTGTTATTGTGTGAAATTTTCATGAAATACATTCCTGCTTGATAACCGCTTAAATTGATGGTTTGATTGGTTTGATCAAGAGTATCAAAAGTTGTTTGATAGCTTTTTCTTCCTGTGATATCAAACACGTTTACAGTAACGTTTGTAAGTGTTGTTGATCCTTTTATATATACAATTCCGTCAGTTACTGTTGGCGCAATTGTAATTCCAAAATTATTTGTTTCTGTAGATGGAATACTTAACGTTCCATCCAAATTTGTAGATGTTGGATAGAAAACCGAGAACGAATTTGTATTGAACCGAAGATAATAATCATCTTGATAGGAAGTTACTCCTGCAGTTATAAAATCGCCTCCAGAAACATATCCTGAAGAACAGGTGTTTCCGTTTACTTTCATGACTTCTAACCCATTGACAGATGCTAAATTACTATCTGCAAGAATCAAATCATCAACCTCATCACCTAGTACGTATAGACGTACATTTACATTGCTTGAAGGTGCATTTTGAGAACTGATGGAGACTTCCCTCCGTAAATACGGTTGCCCTGAGAAGTCTCGAGTATCAGCAATGTCTATAAATAATGTTGTTGTGATAGTTCCTAAGTCGTTTCCGTTAGCGTTTAGTGCCGCTACTATATTGTTTGATGCATCTAAAATTGGAACCCATTCGTTTGTATTTCCTTCTGCAACCGAAATTTCTACTGTTGGCATGTTTTCACAAACACCTGCTGTTCCTGTGGCTACAACTGGCGCACCTTCTAAACAAAACGTAACAGTTGCAAGACTAGATTCTACTCTAGAAACTTGTATGTAATAAGTATTTCCGAATAGTACAGGAATTGAACCGTCGTCAGTAAAACAAGCAACTTCTGTTCCGCCACAAGCATCATATACTGCAAAGTTGTTAAAGAAAGAATTACTGTTGAGTGCTATATTTCCTGTCAATGTTGCTTCAAACGTATACCAAGTGTCCAACCAAGTTTGCGATCCATTCTGGCAACTTCCTACCGAAGAAGCAACGGTTGAACCGCGTAATTCCGACATGACAATTTGTGAGCCACAGTCGCCAATTGCCGCTACCTGAATCAATTCTGCGGAAGCGCAATCTACATTTGTAACCGCTTCATACGCCGTAATTACAAAACTATCTGCGCCAGCATAAATTTCATTACTTACAACACGTAAAGTATACGTTCCGGCAGTAATTCCGATCATTATTTTTTGGTTGTAGAAACAGTCAATTTCTGTCGGAACTGTTCCACAATTATCATATAATGTAAATCCATCGGCGAAATTCACGCCTGTTATTGTAATGTTTCCTGTAACTGGCATTGTAAATTCATACCACAAATCTAAATACGTTGCTCCGCTTGCTTCACAACTACTTTGTAAACTTTGTGTTGCGGTGGCATTGTTAAAGTTGATTGTAGTTGGTGTCGTGATATCTGCCGTAATAACTTCCGCAGTTGCGCATTCGTCATTGGCTGCCGTTTCAAACGCTTGTATTATAAAACTATCGTTTCCTGAATTTGCTGCTGAACTCACAACTCGTAATGTGTACGTTCCGGCAGCTAAATTGTAGACAAAATGATTGTTATAGAAACAGTCAATTTCCGTCGGAACACTTCCGCAGTTGCCATATAATGTAAAACCATCGGCAAAATTCACTCCTGAAAATTGTAGATTTCCTGTAACTGGCATCGTAAATTCGTACCATAAATCAAGATAATCTAACGAAGCATTGCTATCACAACTACTTTGCAAACTTTGTGTGGCGTTTGCATTGTTGAAGTTTATTGTTGTTGCTGAAGAAATATCTGCTGTAATAACTTCCGCATTGGCGCATTCGTCATTTGGTGCTGTTGCAAAAGCTTGCATCGTAAAATTATCAAATCCTGAATTACCTGAAGTACTTACCACACGTAATGTATACGTTCCTGCGGTTAATCCGTATGTAAAATTATCGTCATAAAAACAATCAACTTCCGTCGGAACCGTTCCGCAATTGTTATATAATGTAAATCCATCAGCGAAATTCACTCCTGAGATTCGTAAGTTTCCAGAAACTGGCATTGTAAATTCGTACCATAAATCGAGATATTCTAAAGCACTATTGCTATCGCAACTACTTTGTAAACTTTGTGTTGCTGCTGCATTATTGAATGAGATTAGTACAGGATTTGTGATATCATCCATAATTACTGTCGCAGTTGCACATTCGTCATTTGCAGCAGTTTCTAATGCTTGAATTACAAAACTGTCGCTTCCTGCGTTTCCATCTGTACTTACCACACGTAATGTATATGTTCCGCTTGGCAAATTGTACACAAAGTGATCGTCGTAAAAACAATCAACTTCCGTTGGAACAGTTCCGCAGTTGTTATATAATGTAAATCCATCCGCGAAATTCACTCCTGAGATTCGTAAGTTTCCTGTAACTGGCATTGTAAATTCATACCATAAATCAAGATAATTTAATGAACTGTTTGTATCGCAACTACTTTGTAGACTTTCTGTCGCACGTGCATTGTTAAAAATAATAGTGCGCGGTGTTGTGATATTATCAGTGATAACTTCGGCACTTGCGCATTCGTCATTGGTTGCGGTTTCAAAAGCTTGAATTGAAAAACTGTCCGATCCAGCTTGACTGGCAACACTAACAGCTCTTAATTTATAATCTCCCGCGGGAATATTGTAAAAGAATCCAGTACTGTAAAAACAGGCAATTTCTGCACTTCCACACGTATTATATAATGAAAAACCATCAGCAAAGTTGACGCCTGTAATTCGGATGTTTCCAGAAACTGGCATCGTAAATTGATACCAAACATCTGGATATGTTGTTGGGGAAGTGTCACAACTGCTCAGCAAACTTTGTGTTGCTGTTGCGTTGTTGAAACTTACTAACGTTGTTCCTGTGGTTGTTACCGAAATTGTTTCTGCGTCTGCACAATCGTTATTAGCTGGTTGCGCATACGTATTGTGAATAGCGAATAATAATATTGCTGAGAAAAGTAATTTTACTTTCATGTAGTTTGCCCTGATTTTAGTTTTACAAGGCTGAAAGTACTTCCTTTTAGATAATTACATAAAAAAAATGTATAAACCGACACGATTTATACATTTTTGGTATGATATACTTTCTGTTTAGATAAACTACGTGTTTCTCCGATTTGAGTTTTTTGTATAAAATATTTCATTGAAAATAGAAGCACATTTATTCGTTTTCTATTTTCTTTTACTTTGTTCGCCCAACATTGCGATAGCTTCGCTCGGTATCTTCAATCAAAATATATTTTAATTTCAATAATGCTCAGTGTGACAAGCAGATGCAAAAGAAAGAGTGCTTTTCTAGAGGTGTTTTTAGTTTTTTATTGGTTCAATCTGTTTGATTAATTTTTTTAAATCTTTATCTAGTTTTCTCTTTGTCCCATAAGTTGATACATACTGTATCAAATAGTGTTTATTCTGTAAATCAATCAAATTATATTGATATAAATATATATTTTCTCCTTGTACAACAAATTTGAATAACTGACCATAATCATCAGGACTCATCATTGATTGTAATATCTCAAACTTATTTTTCAAATAGTAAGAAAGTGAATCTGATATTTGTCGATAATTTAATGTGTCGGAAATCAAGTATTTATCATAAATTCTGAACTCTGGCTGGAAATCAATGTTTTCAACAGAGCAATGAATCTGTGGTAATTTAAATGTCGAAAAATTTGAATTCAATAAACTGTCATTATCTACTTTGTTCTCAAAAGTAAAATCTGTGCCTGATAAGTCTATTTGAATCATCCAATCTACATTTTTATATGTTTTATTGGAACAACTGAATAGTGTTAAGATCAACACTAATAAAAGTGGTTTCATTTTATCGGTCTTTTAAATTAAACACAACGTATGTATAACAGGAATTCCTTTTATTTCTATTATAACTAAATCTAATTTTCATATAAATTTATTGA from Kordia antarctica encodes the following:
- a CDS encoding ISAs1 family transposase, with amino-acid sequence MKPSDNLKDIFGQIQDHRSHINKLHNLVDILLIGIIAVISGAETWEQMAGFAKSKEPFLKKFLELPNGIPSKVTINRVFSAIDSEQFESCFIDWVNSIANLSKGQIIAIDGKTIRGAKSHGKKSPIHMVSAWACENNLVLGQVKTAEKSNEITAIPELLNILSIAGNTITIDAMGTQKEIAKKIIELDADYILAVKANQPQLLEHIEDEFRFSKQLETYTKHDLDHGRIETRTCSVITDFKFIEQDNQWKNLQSIIKIDSIREFKNSDKATEKATRYYISSLRNDASEFQSKIRSHWAVENKLHWTLDVAFSEDASRKRAGNAAQNYSILLKIALNLLKNETSKKLSMKSKRLEAGWNEDYLLRILNLKV
- a CDS encoding acetylxylan esterase is translated as MLKIRKFSINSVTLNKVLFMRIVFLLIVSLWISVGFAQADHFEKGKILDSISVSNSTETYALYLPESYDKTTLSAVVFIFDPRGNGKQGMQSFISSAEKFNYILIASNVTKNGVPYSTNFEAVNRLFETVFSIFKIDEKQIYTAGFSGGSRLATAIAALTGKIQGVIACGAGLATNKSFTPSKEIFSFVGLVGDEDMNYQEMFNTKKLLDKFEVPNELFVYNDTHNWPPNEQIERAFSWLELRAYKKNIRSINSQFVQSYFESQYTIADSLVIHNKFRSVLEYESIIENFTLYFDLTGTQRKIDALKVSPQYQNEVIARETNIKEENELYVKFSEVYSKDILKASSHDNFQWWRRELKRLDANIANAETENKAKMLKRLKQSIFAGAYESSMGYVGAKKNKHALYCDQLLVYFNPDQAYWYYRVAQSYARNDNFTRTIRNLKKAKELGLQRFEAIQNLPLFAKFKQKKKFKKLFEEDSK
- a CDS encoding chromophore lyase CpcT/CpeT yields the protein MKNTILFSTIALFICAFSSCTSSKSATPQNELSALQTIMTGSFDSSKQAAKDSTYYNISLHMYPIWKSKDGYWLYVEQALNSNQSKPYRQRIYQLEKLENGDFSSKVFTLENPEDFIGKWKSLDYFDQFDASLLKEREGCAVFLKKEGNSYVGSTNEKNCKSTMRGASYATSIVYIKPNVIESWDRGFDAENKHVWGAEKAGYIFKRLK
- a CDS encoding T9SS type A sorting domain-containing protein — its product is MKVKLLFSAILLFAIHNTYAQPANNDCADAETISVTTTGTTLVSFNNATATQSLLSSCDTSPTTYPDVWYQFTMPVSGNIRITGVNFADGFSLYNTCGSAEIACFYSTGFFYNIPAGDYKLRAVSVASQAGSDSFSIQAFETATNDECASAEVITDNITTPRTIIFNNARATESLQSSCDTNSSLNYLDLWYEFTMPVTGNLRISGVNFADGFTLYNNCGTVPTEVDCFYDDHFVYNLPSGTYTLRVVSTDGNAGSDSFVIQALETAANDECATATVIMDDITNPVLISFNNAAATQSLQSSCDSNSALEYLDLWYEFTMPVSGNLRISGVNFADGFTLYNNCGTVPTEVDCFYDDNFTYGLTAGTYTLRVVSTSGNSGFDNFTMQAFATAPNDECANAEVITADISSATTINFNNANATQSLQSSCDSNASLDYLDLWYEFTMPVTGNLQFSGVNFADGFTLYGNCGSVPTEIDCFYNNHFVYNLAAGTYTLRVVSSAANSGNDSFIIQAFETAANDECATAEVITADITTPTTINFNNATATQSLQSSCEASGATYLDLWYEFTMPVTGNITITGVNFADGFTLYDNCGTVPTEIDCFYNQKIMIGITAGTYTLRVVSNEIYAGADSFVITAYEAVTNVDCASAELIQVAAIGDCGSQIVMSELRGSTVASSVGSCQNGSQTWLDTWYTFEATLTGNIALNSNSFFNNFAVYDACGGTEVACFTDDGSIPVLFGNTYYIQVSRVESSLATVTFCLEGAPVVATGTAGVCENMPTVEISVAEGNTNEWVPILDASNNIVAALNANGNDLGTITTTLFIDIADTRDFSGQPYLRREVSISSQNAPSSNVNVRLYVLGDEVDDLILADSNLASVNGLEVMKVNGNTCSSGYVSGGDFITAGVTSYQDDYYLRFNTNSFSVFYPTSTNLDGTLSIPSTETNNFGITIAPTVTDGIVYIKGSTTLTNVTVNVFDITGRKSYQTTFDTLDQTNQTINLSGYQAGMYFMKISHNNKQFTKRIVLK